AATTATGGGCATTGTGCAGAAAGCCTCAGGCAAAGGCGGCGAGGGCGGCAATCGCATCACGCTGCTGCGCAACGTTAACGGCAAATGGGAGCAGCATCGCTTTATCGATAACCTGACGGCGCCGTTTGGCATGCAGCTGGTGGGGAATACCTTATATGTGGCGAACGCCGATAGCCTGGTGAAGTTCCCTTACGAAACCGGGCAAACCGAGATTCGTACGCCGCCGGTGGAAGTCACCGAGTTGCCGGGTGGTCCGATTAACCATCACTGGACTAAATCACTGCTCGCCAGCCCGGATGGCAGCAAGCTGTATGTGGGGGTGGGATCCAACAGTAACGTAACGGAAAACGGCATTGGCGAAGAGTATCGCCGCGCGGCGGTGCTGGAAGTGGATGCGGCGAGCGGTGCCAGCCGGATCTATGCCAGCGGCCTGCGCAATCCTACCGGCTTACAGTGGGAGCCACAGAGCGGCAAGCTGTGGGCTATCGTCAATGAGCGTGACGAGATTGGTTCCGATCTGGTTCCGGATTACATGACCTCGGTGCAGGACAAAGGCTTCTACGGCTGGCCGTACAGCTATTATGGTCAGCACGTAGATGAGCGCGCCCAACCGCAAAGGCCGGATTTGGTGGAGAAGGCCATCAAGCCGGATTACGCACTGAGCTCGCATGTCGCACCGCTCGGCCTGTTGTTCTATGGCGCGGATAACATGCCGCAGTATCGTGGCGGGGCGTTTATCAGCGAGCATGGTAGCTGGAACCGTACGCCGCTTAATGGCTATCAGGTGGTGTGGGTGAAATTCGAGAACGGTAAACCGGTGGGGCAGCCGCAGCCGGTGGTGACGGGCTTCCTCACCGACGATCAGAAGCAGGTGCGCGGTTTACCGGTCGGTTTAGCTACCGATCGCCAGGGCGGCGTGTTGATTGCCGATGATGCGGGTAATACTATCTGGCGCATCAGTTCCGCGCGGTAATTAAACGCCGGCAATAAAAAAGGATTTGGCAGTAAAGCCAAATCCTTTTTTTTATGTTCGCTAATCGGCTGGTAACCGCGCCGCGAACGGGGTGCTCAGCACTCCTCACACCCGCGATAATAAAATGTGCGGCGAGATATTTCAAGTTTTGCCATAATACTGTATGGTTATACAGGTGTTGAGTGACGGGCGAAGCCTCATTGTTTTGCTGATGACTCCAGGGGCGCGGATAGTCAAATCCCGGCAGGTTTCAGGTGGTGCTGGCCTGTGGCTTCCACAATGAGAGCCGCTCAGCACTCCTCACAATTGTGCTTAGGCGGCCGGCGGGTGGAGTCAAAGCCTCGGCAGCTGAACGGCGCGCTCCTCTCAGAGGAGAAGGAAAGTGATGGAAATTGTTCGATTGCTGCTGGACATCGTCCGCATCATTCTTCAAATCATCGTTGCCCTTATGCAACTGACCGGTCAGGCGCACTGACCGGAACTTGAAACAAGGCGGAGCTCACCC
The sequence above is drawn from the Pantoea nemavictus genome and encodes:
- a CDS encoding PQQ-dependent sugar dehydrogenase, translated to MKHLLSAVAIAMLLSGCDDGALIDPQKQIGPNPELPQAQNFFMPPMQVPEGTPWKTGEMPKVAEGLKIEKIAENLQHPRQVLVLPNNDVLVAESNGMPKPTTAPKQLIMGIVQKASGKGGEGGNRITLLRNVNGKWEQHRFIDNLTAPFGMQLVGNTLYVANADSLVKFPYETGQTEIRTPPVEVTELPGGPINHHWTKSLLASPDGSKLYVGVGSNSNVTENGIGEEYRRAAVLEVDAASGASRIYASGLRNPTGLQWEPQSGKLWAIVNERDEIGSDLVPDYMTSVQDKGFYGWPYSYYGQHVDERAQPQRPDLVEKAIKPDYALSSHVAPLGLLFYGADNMPQYRGGAFISEHGSWNRTPLNGYQVVWVKFENGKPVGQPQPVVTGFLTDDQKQVRGLPVGLATDRQGGVLIADDAGNTIWRISSAR